A region from the Vicia villosa cultivar HV-30 ecotype Madison, WI linkage group LG3, Vvil1.0, whole genome shotgun sequence genome encodes:
- the LOC131657993 gene encoding uncharacterized protein LOC131657993: protein MEMAEQGRGPGRPRTRNVEPEQETGGAGVPWQQMMQQMLQQNQMMAQMMQGMQGQQPPTQVPVPQAATRPDFRAFFRMDPPEFVGGLDPVVAHDWLASMERIFQAIQCNEEEKVIFATQKMKGPALRWWNTASTYFTTQEIPKDWHHFKAAFLEKYFPNSVRTQREREFQNFKQGNLSVPEYAEKFEDMADYSRQAVYAPDELWKIDQFMMGLRANIAHSVSKREFTTYAECLRQCYVAKNSLKRVQEERDQNRTNYREQGRATQHLRPRNSPSKKKQGYGDHSNYPPQCGKCKRRHHGECKPFPVTCFECGKPGHVINNCPKKKDPEKTAGRVYTLDARKAKGNNNLIAVTPLPDPIIISSATDDTVEARLICKGCSVSFNGRDFPIDLICLPLKRLDVILGMDWLSLNSVYIGCKEKTIFIPAEETSSDDAITKLVEAIFMDYMNRIFQQYLDQFVVIFIDDILVYSRTSEEHEEHLRIVLSNL, encoded by the exons ATGGAGATGGCTGAGCAAggcagaggtcccggaaggcccagaactAGGAATGTGGAGCCTGAGCAAGAAACCGGAGGTGCAGGCGTGCCTTGGCAACAGATGATGCAGCAGATGCTACAGCAAAATCAGATGATGgctcaaatgatgcaaggcatgcagggACAACAACCTCCTACTCAAGTTCCCGTTCCTCAAGCTGCAACTAGACCAGACTTTCGTGCCTTCTTCAGGATGGATCCTCCAGAATTTGTAGGTGGTCTTGACCCAGTGGTAGCTCATGACTGGTTGGCTAGTATGGAGAGGATATTTCAAGCAATCCAGtgtaatgaagaagagaaagtaaTCTTCGCTACACAAAAGATGAAAGGACCggctcttaggtggtggaataCCGCATCTACTTATTTCACTACTCAAGAGATCCCTAAGGATTGGCATCACTTCAAGGCAGCATTTCTAGAGAAGTATTTTCCTAACAGCGTTCGGACccaaagagaaagagaattcCAGAACTTCAAGCAGGGCAACTTGTCGGTTCCAGagtatgctgagaagtttgaggaCATGGCCGATTACTCGCGACAAGCTGTTTATGCTCCGgatgaactatggaagattgaccagttcatgatgggtttgagggCCAACATCGCTCATAGTGTGTCCAAAAGAGAGTTCACTACCTATGCTGAATGTTTGAGGCAATGTTATGTTGCTAAAAACAGTTTGAAGAGGGTTCAAGAAGAGAGGGACCAAAATAGAACTAACTATAGAGAACAAGGGAGAGCTACTCAACACTTGAGGCCCCGTAATTCTCCATCCAAGAAGAAGCAGGGTTATGGTGACCACTCTAATTATCCTCCTCAGTGTGGTAAGTGCAAGAGAAGACACCATGGTGAATGTAAGCCATTTCCAGTTACTTGCTTCGAGTGTGGGAAGCCGGGCCATGTTATTAATAATTGTCCAAAGAAGAAAGATCCTGAGAAGACTGCAGGTCGTGTATACACCCTAGATGCAAGAAAGGCAAAAGGGAACAACAAtctcattgcgg ttaCTCCATTACCTGATCCTATAATCATTTCTTCGGCGACGGATGATACCGTGGAAGCTCGACTAATTTGTAAGGGGTGTTCGGTGTCTTTTAATGGTCGTGACTTCCCGATTGATCTAATTTGCTTACCCCTCAAAAGACTCGACGTCATCCTTggaatggattggttgtctcttaaCTCGGTGTATATTGGTTGCAAGGAGAAGACCATATTTATTCCTGCAGAAGAGACTTCTTCcgatgatgcaattaccaagttggTAGAAG
- the LOC131661288 gene encoding uncharacterized protein LOC131661288: protein MGDKEVYVLDRIGYGKIDNTDGDGMYPMYFGVSCAFFALQVLRKPGFEVEKNLSGIVETMLQGSAQLLGLIVWKVQKEVSNEVNQKLKSAEMEIENLKKIRHEDAKANEKVVGIFAAQEQSWFSERRKLRQQIGALLNELRVFEKKKDSAIAELDQELKEMECLVESKDKKIEEEEKKRKELEEKVKKAEKEAEELRESFRHDAQEHSSDLRKHKTAFIELVSNQRHLEAELGRAVKHAEATKQELISIMENKEESDLMVQKLTLEIAKFHKDLDQKDKILSAMLRKSKLDIAEKQMLLKEVKLSKARRKQAEQETEKWRVVSEGKHDRHSLKNMLLNLSSRKDVFPSARGIQQYSSSTGSSQVSNEQEQFSPISDHYLSQRNEDSSIPANAKRLEDWMRAETERYATLIEQRHHIELDAFAEQMRIKDEKLEAFRWQLLRTELETKQLQSHMEGLVKDVTQLRHDKMKLESLLLEREDALNSLKDQVASKLRPLNCFRNNSSLSPQSSELSQDPVWSRVKIVKRKPGEKQLEMMETLIEEVCEKEVVQPLNHDEFENSNSQVQSPDNRIEVEKHVCGEDNPTSVQYQSPDHIEIDTPEKTGSTSKPFNDAKPFQWKMDLHALGVSYKIKRLKQQLILIERLTGKQNNEEHAEISEESNFSMKAYLSLITLLNKQVGRYQSLQEKTDDLCKRMQENVLYANRGETNNARAKEKTSTLEHFLEETFQLQRYIVATGQKMFEIQSKIVSGFVGVAEEMEKSAGIDMNRFSDSIRNLFHEVQRGLEVRTARIIGDLEGTLAREGMICFRR from the exons ATGGGTGATAAGGAAGTTTATGTTTTGGATAGAATTGGGTATGGCAAGATTGATAATACTGATGGTGATGGTATGTATCCAATGTATTTTGGTGTTTCTTGTGCATTTTTTGCACTTCAAGTCCTTAGAAAACCaggttttgaagttgaaaagaatTTGTCTGGAATTGTTGAGACTATGCTTCAAGGAAGTGCACAGCTTTTGGGGTTGATTGTGTGGAAAGTTCAGAAGGAAGTGTCGAATGAGGTCAACCAAAAGCTGAAAAGTGCTGAGATGGAAATTGAGAATCTGAAAAAGATTAGACACGAAGATGCAAAGGCGAATGAGAAAGTGGTTGGGATCTTTGCTGCACAAGAGCAAAGCTGGTTTAGTGAAAGACGGAAACTTCGCCAACAGATTGGTGCTTTACTGAATGAGCTAAGAGTGTTTGAGAAAAAAAAGGATTCGGCAATCGCTGAATTGGATCAGGAGTTGAAGGAAATGGAGTGTTTGGTGgagtcaaaagacaagaagattgaagaggaagagaagaagaggaaggagcTAGAAGAAAAGGTGAAAAAAGCTGAAAAGGAAGCAGAAGAATTGAGAGAATCTTTTCGGCATGACGCTCAAGAACATTCTTCTGATCTCAGGAAACACAAAACTGCTTTCATTGAGCTGGTTTCAAATCAAAGGCACCTTGAGGCTGAACTTGGCCGTGCTGTTAAGCATGCGGAAGCTACAAAACAGGAGCTTATTTCAATCATGGAGAATAAAGAAGAATCTGATTTGATGGTCCAGAAATTAACTTTGGAGATTGCAAAATTTCACAAAGATTTGGACCAAAAAGATAAGATTTTGTCAGCAATGTTGAGGAAATCTAAACTTGATATTGCAGAAAAGCAAATGCTGTTGAAAGAGGTTAAATTATCTAAGGCTAGAAGGAAGCAAGCTGAGCAAGAAACTGAAAAATGGAGGGTAGTTTCAGAAGGAAAACATGACAGACATTCCCTTAAGAACATGTTGCTGAATTTGAGTTCTAGGAAGGATGTTTTTCCTAGTGCCAGAGGTATTCAGCAATATAGTTCTTCAACAGGTTCCTCACAAGTTTCAAATGAACAAGAACAGTTTTCACCCATTTCTGATCACTACTTGTCTCAAAGAAATGAAGACTCGT CCATTCCTGCTAACGCAAAGCGTTTGGAAGATTGGATGAGAGCTGAGACAGAAAGATATGCAACCCTGATTGAACAGAGGCATCACATAGAGCTAGATGCTTTTGCAGAACAAATGAGGATCAAAGATGAGAAGTTAGAGGCATTTAGGTGGCAGTTATTGAGAACAGAACTAGAAACAAAGCAACTTCAATCTCACATGGAGGGATTAGTGAAGGACGTGACACAGCTGAGACATGACAAGATGAAATTAGAGAGCTTATTATTGGAGAGAGAGGATGCACTTAATTCCCTCAAAGACCAAGTTGCATCAAAATTGAGGCCTTTAAACTGCTTTAGAAACAACTCTAGTTTGTCTCCACAATCTTCAGAGCTGTCTCAAGATCCTGTCTGGTCTAGAGTCAAGATTGTGAAGAGAAAACCAGGTGAAAAACAGCTAGAAATGATGGAAACTTTGATCGAGGAAGTTTGCGAAAAGGAGGTGGTGCAGCCTTTGAACCATGACGAGTTTGAAAACTCCAATTCACAAGTTCAATCGCCAGATAATAGgattgaagtagaaaaacatGTTTGTGGAGAGGATAATCCTACCTCTGTGCAGTATCAAAGTCCAGATCACATAGAAATCGATACTCCTGAAAAAACAGGATCTACTAGCAAGCCCTTTAACGATGCAAAACCATTCCAATGGAAGATGGATCTTCATGCTCTTGGAGTATCTTACAAGATAAAAAGGCTTAAACAGCAACTAATTCTTATTGAAAGGTTGACAGGAAAGCAAAACAATGAAGAACACGCAGAAATTAGTGAAGAAAGCAACTTTAGTATGAAGGCTTATTTGTCCTTGATTACTTTGCTTAATAAACAAGTCGGAAGATATCAATCCCTCCAGGAGAAGACCGACGATCTTTGCAAACGGATG CAAGAGAATGTCCTCTACGCAAATCGCGGAGAAACGAATAATGCAAGAGCAAAGGAGAAAACATCAACCCTGGAGCATTTCTTGGAAGAGACATTTCAATTACAAAGATACATAGTTGCAACAGGACAAAAAATGTTTGAGATTCAATCCAAGATAGTTTCTGGATTTGTTGGAGTGGCAGAAGAGATGGAAAAAAGTGCTGGCATTGACATGAATCGATTTTCTGACAGTATAAGGAATTTGTTCCATGAAGTTCAAAGAGGCTTAGAAGTTCGTACAGCTAGAATTATAGGGGACCTTGAGGGAACATTGGCTCGTGAAGGAATGATATGCTTTAGAAGATAG